A region of Denticeps clupeoides chromosome 19, fDenClu1.1, whole genome shotgun sequence DNA encodes the following proteins:
- the LOC114769681 gene encoding leucine-rich repeat and fibronectin type III domain-containing protein 1-like protein: MERLVIPLLLLAVPVSGQLCPKRCMCQNLSPSLAILCAKTGLLFVPTVIDRRTVELRLTENFITAVRRRDFANMTSLLHLTLSRNTISQIMPYTFADLKRLRALHLDSNRLSVVTDEHFRGLTNLRHLILASNQLHNISPHAFDDFLGTLEDLDLSYNNLVDIPWETIGRLTNVNTLNMDHNLIEHVPQGVFTNLHKLARLDMTSNKLKKIPPDPLFLRIPVYAKSKGSPLSSLVLSFGGNPLHCNCELLWLRRLTREDDLETCASPPDLTAKYFWTIPEEEFICDPPVITRRSPKTFAMEGQPTSLKCKANGDPEPDVHWISPEGRLISNTSRTLTFSNGSLEINITSLKDTGTFTCIASNAAGESTGTVELVVNPLPHLANSTNRVREPDPGPSDILTSAKSTSASGNDTRTQERRVVLVELTVNSALIRWPPHNFPGIRMYQVQYNSSTDDTLVYRMIPSTSQDFLVRDLVSGREYELCVLAVYDDGITSLTATQQVGCIQFVTETEYSQCPSLHSQFLGGTMIIIIGGIIVASVLVFIIILMIRYKVYSHHGAESGKPATMANVRSQTNGGQPMGQVPRSGSKVTEGQEDQGLGFPTVMSSSAAVAPTSSLKEAMALVVDCEKAMHGSEGAAENTLSPTQRRLSRTCIELKRQPSLSTKEATSTDPSGSTVAPQVTDEKKVHRDWSDFKI; this comes from the exons ATGGAGAGGCTAGTCATTCCCCTGCTGTTGCTGGCCGTGCCAGTGTCAGGCCAGCTATGCCCCAAGCGCTGCATGTGCCAGAACCTGTCCCCATCGCTCGCCATACTCTGCGCCAAGACAGGTCTGCTGTTTGTGCCTACGGTCATAGACCGGAGGACGGTGGAGCTGCGCCTGACCGAGAACTTTATCACAGCCGTGCGGCGCCGCGACTTCGCCAACATGACCAGCCTGCTCCACCTGACGCTGTCACGAAACACCATCAGCCAGATCATGCCTTACACCTTCGCCGACCTCAAGAGGCTACGGGCGCTGCATCTAGACAGCAACCGCCTCAGTGTGGTCACTGATGAACACTTCCGAGGCCTGACCAACCTGAGGCACCTCATTCTGGCCAGCAACCAGCTGCACAACATCTCTCCCCATGCCTTTGATGACTTCTTGGGGACACTGGAGGACCTGGATCTTTCCTACAACAACCTGGTGGATATACCCTGGGAAACCATTGGGCGGCTCACCAACGTAAATACGCTCAACATGGACCACAACCTCATTGAGCATGTGCCGCAGGGAGTGTTTACAAACCTGCACAAGTTGGCACGGTTGGATATGACATCCAACAAACTCAAAAAGATTCCCCCGGATCCATTGTTTCTACGAATTCCGGTTTATGCAAAGTCCAAAGGTTCACCTCTGTCCTCACTGGTGTTGAGCTTTGGGGGGAACCCACTTCATTGTAACTGTGAGTTACTCTGGTTGAGGAGGCTTACTCGAGAGGACGACTTGGAGACCTGTGCTTCTCCTCCGGACCTCACTGCAAAATACTTCTGGACCATACCAGAGGAGGAGTTTATCTGTGACCCACCTGTAATTACACGCAGGTCCCCAAAGACCTTTGCCATGGAAGGACAGCCTACTAGCCTGAAATGCAAAGCCAATGGAGATCCAGAACCGGACGTGCACTGGATTTCACCCGAGGGCCGTCTGATCTCCAACACGTCCCGTACTCTGACATTTAGCAATGGGAGTCTGGAGATCAACATCACTTCTTTAAAGGACACAGGCACATTCACCTGCATTGCCTCCAATGCTGCGGGAGAATCCACCGGCACTGTGGAGTTGGTGGTAAACCCCTTACCCCACCTAGCTAACAGCACCAATAGGGTACGGGAGCCGGACCCAGGGCCGTCTGATATCCTGACGTCGGCCAAGTCCACCTCAGCATCGGGCAACGACACAAGGACACAGGAGAGAAGGGTGGTTCTGGTAGAGTTGACCGTTAACTCTGCCTTGATTAGGTGGCCGCCCCATAATTTCCCTGGAATAAGGATGTACCAGGTGCAGTACAACAGCTCCACAGATGACACTCTGGTATACAG AATGATCCCATCAACCAGTCAGGACTTCCTGGTGAGGGACCTGGTGTCAGGAAGGGAGTATGAGCTCTGCGTGCTCGCTGTGTACGACGATGGCATCACCTCGCTGACGGCGACGCAACAAGTGGGCTGCATTCAGTTTGTCACTGAGACAGAGTACAGCCAGTGCCCTTCATTGCACAGCCAGTTTTTGGGTGGCACGATGATCATTATCATCGGTGGCATCATCGTGGCCTCCGTCCTggtcttcatcatcatcctcatgaTCCGCTACAAGGTCTACAGCCACCACGGAGCTGAGTCCGGCAAGCCTGCCACCATGGCTAACGTTAGGTCTCAGACTAACGGAGGCCAGCCAATGGGGCAGGTCCCTCGCTCGGGCTCCAAAGTTACAGAAGGTCAGGAGGACCAAGGACTGGGCTTCCCCACAGTGATGAGCAGCAGTGCTGCGGTTGCTCCCACCAGCAGCCTCAAGGAGGCCATGGCGCTAGTGGTGGACTGTGAGAAGGCCATGCACGGGTCAGAGGGGGCAGCAGAGAACACGTTGTCCCCAACACAGAGGCGCCTCTCCAGGACTTGTATAGAGCTCAAGAGGCAGCCATCACTGTCCACCAAAGAAGCCACAAGTACAGATCCTTCAGGAA GCACAGTGGCGCCTCAGGTCACCGACGAGAAGAAGGTTCATCGGGACTGGAGCGACTTTAAAATTTGA